The nucleotide window CCCCAAATCTATCCACTAATATAAGCAAGCAACATAACCAGACCTCctttatcacaaaaaaatataggaaaaattTTCTTGTATAGCGATTTTACGCATCAAACCGTGCATCAATATTGACATATAAGATATTTATTTAACGAAACAGTacgaattgaaaataaaaattatttttatgagataaaagattttctaaattattttcatgagaTAAAagactttcttatttttttttttcttttcaataaaaaaaagtcatataaATATTGGTACACAATTTAGTACACAAACTCGCTAGTACCTATGTTAAATGTAAGAtattcttttctaaaaaaatttattttatttattttttcaataaaaaaactagGTGAATGTTAGTACGTCAAACCGCTTGTATAGTAAGCCTCTAAATACAAAAGCAATGATCTCTAGTGTCTCTACATTACGAATTGAACCTCTTCAAAACAAGTACctaacaaaatttcaaatgtCTAGCTCGTTTAAAGTTAGCGTGGTGGTCCAAGACCCGTCTTTTATTTAGCTTGGTGGATAtacaaccaaaaacaaaattgattgaTTCCCATTGGACCACAATGGTCACACAGTGCGCAACAAACTTTCAAGTTTCAGTAGTTCGTTGAAACGTTCGCTtgggagaaaaataataaattatttagaaaGGACAGATTGACACTGACTGccataatatcaaaataagatagTCTTTTCAAATACAGTAACATTCTATCAACGTACGATTTCTTTCAACAACGTTAACCAAAAGTGAAAAGCTTATTAAATACGGAAATTCATCGAACCACCATATATACTCTAACTAATAATGCGGTTAATTAGacaaataatatttgatatagttttaaaatatacaatttttttttaaatctttttttaaaaaataaatttattattaaaaaaataattgaaatctcaaatttatctaaaatttgcatattttaaaaatgcaaagacaatctatttttaattcggGTGGCTCTATAATCACCGTTagtctttttttataatagatatGCTATAATTATTCGGGagaataatagttaaaaaatgaaaatttttatttattattttctcaatattcCGACatcaaacaagtaaataaagagaaataattttatttatttatttgatcttACGTTGAAAAATAATggtaaaaattttgataaataacaTTTATCCGTATTATTGTTCTAAAAATTCTAATGTCTAAGGTCCTTTTTGGTTGTTAAATTCATTTGAGTTTAATTCAGTTGAgcataattttaagttaaatctaacatttaaacacgtaactctcaaattattaaattcacctcaactcaaaacctctttatatgtgaaactcataatttttttcaattcaatacttCTTTACACGTGTGACTCACaacatattttaactttttataaatacatataaactcatcttaatattcaaatacatttaaattcattttaaatagatcTCACAAAACTTACTTACCATCTTAACTAACtattattcataacaaaaaaaatttaacttaattcaactcaacaaACGCAGCCTAAACGAAAGGCAGAAACAGCCAAATAACTCGAGGGCTCCCGTTTCGAACCGCCGACATTTCCAtagaatttcaaaaaagaattgaaaatcaTCTATAGCTACTGTAGCAGTAAAAAAAATAGGCCCAACGCGTGTTCACTGTTCACATCTAAAAGCCTTAAAATTCTAATTCTAAAACGGAGCATCATCTCCATGGCCCAGCCCATTATGTTGGGTTGGGCATGAGAAGTTAAAGTAATTGTTGGGTCGATGGGCCCATATTCCTCAAACGAGAAACATATATGTAACCTCACCCAAATCTGATCCACTAATATAAGCAAGCAGCATAACTAGTCTTTTAAACAAACTTTCAAATGTCTTGCTCTAGCTCGTTTAAAGTTAGCTTTGGACCGAGACCCGTACAATAAGTTtggtgatttctttttctttttatcttgtttttacCAGTAGTCTAACAAACTTTCAAGTTGAATAGCTTTGCTAGGTTTCCGTAACTGCTTCAATGCATACTacacacattttttatttttttttaaatgtcagaTGCTTCtttctcatcagctctctctctcatcaagctttCCTTCTCTTCGACCTCTCTCACTCCTCAAGttctttctcatcatttttctctcttcgaCCTCTCTCACTTCTCAAGCGTTCTCTCTCATcaaactttctctctcttcaacctctctcactctcaagttctctctcattaaattttctttctcttctacttctctcttttcaagctctctctcatctctcatcagTTATCTCTCTCACATCAAACTGTCAATTgcaatgagagaaaaaaaatcgaaCGATAAAATCAATTGACACGTGGAATGTGTTTTCACTGATGACAATACTTTTTCTTTGTTGAAACGTTTCGCTtgggagaaaaataataaatcacttaGGACAGATGTGCACGTGACAGCCATAATATTAAATTAGGATAGTCTTTTCAAACATAGTACATAGTCTTTTTAAAACATGGTAACGTGATCAACGTACGATTTCTTTCGACAACAGTAATAGAATGTCGTCGATGGACTATTTACCACACCATTATTCATCAAAATAGTATCTCATCATAAATGCTTATTAAAGGCGGAAATTCATCGAACCTCCGTATAGATCACATCattgttctttttctctttttatttactcGTACTTGTACCTACAATTGTCAGTCTCTTTTCTTATCCAATAATAAACAAATCCTCGTCATCTCTATacaatatataactttttaaattatttttttattaaatatataatatataaataaataaataaataaattctattagtttaaaaaaataaaactaaaataaaaatagtcatTCTCGAAATATGCTTAATTATGATCAATTATTTCTtacaaaataattcttttttatcaaaataaatctgTTTTAATCTCATTCTCATCGCATATAATTAATTCATCTGAAATCTTTCTTGCAGTGAGATGTAAGTAGCAAACTCAAAcagtaaagaagaaaaaggacatGCCCATCTATAAAGATCAGACACCTTCCCAAacatttggaaaaagaaaaagaaaaagatcagaACCCTCCCCCAACTAACTAGCATTAATACTGTTTTATCTCGCAACAAGAAACACCTCGtacgaggaaaaaaaaacacactagTCTTGAGATGGGCAGAAGTCCTCGAATCAGTTCGGAGGATGGACTAACCAAAGGAGCATGGTCTGCTCTGGAAGACGAAATCCTCGTAGATTATGTCAAAACCCATGGAGAAGGAAAATGTAGTAACCTTGCCAAACAAACAGGTACTACATGAGAAATCGATCCTAAAATTCCATGCATGAGTTATTTCAAGTTCCAAGAATTAACCCACGGACATATGATATATGCGtgtgtattttttatggatGTCTGGTGCAGGGCTAAAGAGATGTGGAAAGAGTTGCAGACTTCGTTGGATGAATTATCTTAGACCAGGCATAAAGAGAGGGAACAtttcagaagatgaagaagaactAATCATTAGGCTGCACAAGCTCTTAGGCATTCGCGAAATCGGAATCAATCACGTTGCAAAACTCCTCCGAACTAAAGTCCATAATGAAGTTTGTCGGCGTGATTTCTATTTACCCGGACGTTGATGACAGCGGCCCGGCTCTTGATTTTGATGGTTCTAGCTTGGGTTTGGTTAAGCTGGCTCCGGAGAAAGGTCCTGTTAATGCCGCGTTCTTCATGTCTGGATTTAATTGAATGACGTCTTCCTTCCCTTGCTGCAGCTGCGGACCGACACCACAGGACAGCGCCGCCCCACCCTGAAGATCCCCTAATGTCTGGCTTTTTGCCAGTAATCTCAACAGACCTTGTTGATGGGAACTGATCTCTGGCCTTCTTGGCTATATAGGAATTCCAGTAATTCTTGATTTCGTTGTCTGTTCTTCCTGGTAGCCTCCCTGCAATCAGAGGCCACCTGCAAATATTGCGTAATAATGTTGAGTCAGTAGTAGTGTTGGATTGATATAAATAtgggaaatgatattcccacagaAGAAATATCACCGATGAGTGCAGTAGTGCCCTATAAATATTTATCAGAAATATAATTCTGATTATAATGAGTAATTAGTATAATCTATTAAGGACAAAAGTAGTAGTACCTGTTGCCTAAGAGCTTGTGCAGCCTAACGATTagttcttcttcatcttctgaaaTGATCCCTCTCTTTATGCCTGGTCTAAGATAATTCATCCAACGAAGTCTGCAACTCTTTCCACATCTCTTGAGCCCTGCACCAGACATCCATCAAAAgtacacatgcatatataatatgtcCGTGGTTTAATTCTTGGAACTTGAAATAACTCATGCATGGAATTTTAGGATCGATTTCTCAAGTACTACCTGTTTGTTTGGCAAGGTTACTCCATTTTCCTTCTCCATGGGTTTTGACATAATCTACGAGGATTTCGTCTTCCAGAGCAGATCATGCTCCTTTGGTTAGTCCATCCTCCGAACTGATTCGAGGGCTTCTGCCCATCTCAAGACTAGTGTGTTTTTTTTCCTCGTACGAGGTGTTTCTTGTTGCGAGACAACAGTATTGATCCTAGTTAGTTGGGGGAGGGTcctgatctttttctttttttcttttttccatatgTTTGGGAAGGTGTCTGATCTTTATAGATGGGCGTGTCCTTTTTCCTCTTTACTGTTTGAGTTTGCTGGCGCTTACGTCTCACTACAAGAAAGATatcaaatgaaatattaattatatgtgatgaaaatgattatttatgattaaaatatatttattttgataaaaaataattgatcataattaagtatattttgagaatgattatttttatttattttttatttttttatttttttaaattaattaatttcttttattcattatttatatattatatatttaataaaaaaataatttaaaaagttatatattgtATAGAGATGATGaggttttgtttattattgGATAAGAAAAGAGAATGGTACAAGTAGGaggaaataaaaagagaaaaagaacaatGATGTGATCTATACGTACGGAGGTTCGATGAATTTCCGCTTTTAATAAGCATTTATGATGAGATACTATttggttgaataatgatgtggTATATAATCCATCGACGAAATTCTATAGCTGTCGTTGAAAGAAATCGTACGTTGATCACGTTACACGTTACTATGTTTAAAAAGACTCTATTAAGTTTGAAAAGACTATCCTAAGTTACTATGTTTTAAAAAGACTATGTACTATGTTTAAAAAGACTATGTACTATGTTTGAAAAGACTATCCTAATTTAATATTATGGCTGTCACGTACACATTTGtcctaaatataataaataattcaatttttttaaatctcaatacacctttttcaaatctcaaaacaataataatattaaaacataatattt belongs to Juglans regia cultivar Chandler chromosome 8, Walnut 2.0, whole genome shotgun sequence and includes:
- the LOC118349305 gene encoding transcription factor MYB1-like produces the protein MGRSPRISSEDGLTKGAWSALEDEILVDYVKTHGEGKCSNLAKQTGLKRCGKSCRLRWMNYLRPGIKRGNISEDEEELIIRLHKLLGIREIGINHVAKLLRTKVHNEVCRRDFYLPGR